TGTTCCGGCCCTTATCTCAAAGCCCACTTCTCTTCCTCCTACTGCAGGTACCTACTTAGTATTACACAGTAGTATTTTTTAGTCAAATTTTATTTAACCAAGAATAAGTGGGCCCATCATACACGTGGTCAAAGGAGAATATATTCAACATCTAATCTATTACAGAGTGGCATAAATCTTTGTAAAGATTCACCATTCCCATAGGTCAACAAGGTAAACAAGTAGTAATAACTTGCTTAAGAAAGTAAAAATCTTCTTAAGATAATGTAATTTGTGTGGTTATTTCTTGTTTGGATAAACTATTGGTAAAGAACATTTAAGATAATGGTTAAAATGTAATGAAAATTCACTACttagtaagatataaaattaAGTTTGAAATATTAGTGTAACATTAGTTTATAGTACTAGTATTTTTACTTGTTAGAGGAGAAGAAAATTTCATTTAAGAAGTTAAGTTGTTACAGATGGATAAAAAAAGAAGTCCTTTTCATTGGAATTCAAGAATAGCTTTCTCACTCCTATACACACAGGAATAAATTTCTAACTCATACATTACATAATTTCCTGTCTTTAAGTTCTCTCATATTAGagcaattttatttattaagatCTAAAAACATATACTTTAGTAAATAGTACGAAATGTGAAAATATACAATTACTTTTACTATGTGATGATTATAAAGAATCATGGAAGTCCTCAGGTCACAACTCACATGGTTTACAGTCATTTGGAACATGACCACGTGGGAATGCTCTAGGTGATCTAAAATGAGATTCTAttcattttttaataaaattgtttttattgatttcttagtatatgaataaataaatatcaaGTGGTAGTTAAAATAAGATTGAAAACTGATATTACAAAAATACAGTTTGCTTGGCTGTGGAATAGGTACAATTGGAGCAGGTGGAGTTCTGATCAAAAGGGTGATGTCAAAGAGCAATTAGATTGGAGAAAGGTGGCTGGGTCAAATAACAAAGAGGATTATTATAGGCTGCTCAGAACAATACTATTATTAGAGATCTGCAGTAGCTCTTCTAATTTCcaatttcatttatttttttacttttcttcttTGTAATTTTTTCTAAGcaagaaaaaagaagttattattGTCAATCAGGCAGCTAATTAGATGTATTCATTTCATGTCTATCCCAATGGCTAACCTATTGAGCTCAGCTTGAGCTTCTAAGCATAAATATTCAACTATTGTATAACCTAAAGTCATAAGTTTCTTTCATGGCGCAATTAATCTCTACCTGCTAACATGGCGGCTcataattttatttaaaatttatttttttagctttttgagatgtaaaattattaataatttgttTGTAATCGATTtcttctaataattctttttcaattgataatatagctaatccatttaatctatcttgagacattgttgatcttaagtaagattttattaattttaattttgaaaaacttctttTCGCTGAGGCAACTGTTACAGGAAttgttaacattattctataagcaatataagCATTTGAAAAAGAATCAAGTCTTTTTATATGATTAAGTATATCGATTAGATTATCATCTTCTACGtgtattatttttcttaaaacttTTAAATCATAAAATAAGTCTAAACCATAAATATCAGAGTTACTATTATGTTTCAAAGAACATTCAAGGTTAAGACAATTTTTATTTAAGTTCTCATCATCTAGAGATCTCAATGTTTTGCCACTAAATaggaaaccaaaaatattttcatacgcTTCAAATTGCTCAAATCTACTTTGAAGTGAAAAAATAGCTTGGTCTACTATGTATAAGAAGTAATCAACTCTAAAAGATTCTTCAAGAGATTTTGTAATTTCATTATCAACGTTCTCATCAAATTGTTTCTTTCTATATATTACACGTTTATTACGAAATTCAGGTTCTATATTCAACTCACATGCAATTTTCTTAGCAGAAATCATGGAAGTTGCATATCCTTCTTCtctatattttttgaaaaaataaatcaaaccccTAAGTTGATCTATGGCAACGtcaatatgcatatcttttgattGTAAATGTTTGCTAACTGAATTAACTGCAAATAGTATATCATACCAAATAGTCATACCCAgtaaaaactcaaaattttcaaactCATAAGTTGCTAAACAACTAGCTTCGCTTTTAGTTTTTGGATCCTCACTAACTTTTACTAATTTCAATAAAGCATTTCTTATTTGTGGAGTTTGAAATCGTATTGCTTTAATACTTTCAATTCGACTTTTCCAACGCGTTTGTGATAATGATTTAAGAGTTAGACTAGGTACATTATCTTTTAAAATTTTCCATCGCTcagtagaagaagaaaatagtgaATATATGCGTTGtactataaaaaataatatagctTTGGTACAAGAATTAGCCATATCATAAAGTACCAAATTTATATTATGACAACCACATGGTGTATAAAATGATCTAAAATTTATGTCGAGCAGTCTTTTTTGTACTCCTTGGtgttttttcttcatattggatccATTATCATATCCTTGTCCTCTTAAATTATCAATATCAAGTCCAATACTTTTTATCTCATCTACAATAACTTCAAAAGACCTTTTCCACTTGTATCATCAACTTTTAACAACTCTAAAAAATATTCAGTAATTCTTACAGGAGTTACAGTGATGTCGATATTCCGTAATATAAAAGACATTTGTTCTTGATGACTTGCATCTGGAATACAATCAAGTATGATTGTAAAGTACTTTATTTCTATAATTTTGTCAataattttattcttaatttcactagctaataaatttatcaatttattttgtatattatgtcCAAGGTAATGATTATGGATTTCATCATGCTTAATTCGGCGAACATGTTCCTGCATGATTGGATCAAATTCTGTAATCATTTCAATTAGACTCAAAAAAATTCCATTACTTTCTTGATAGATCTTTTCATTTTTTCCCCTAAATGCCAAATTATTTTTTCCAAGAGTTTTTATCACAACAATAATTCTTGATAATACATTTTTCCAGTgctctctatctctattgatttgtTCTTGAACATCTTTATCAATTATTTTACTTTTGTGCAATCTCATTTCTAAATCAATCCATGCACCCATATTAATAATATGCTCTTTTGATGTTTCATGAGCTTTGAGCTTAGCACTTATATTTCTCCATTCATTACTACCATCACTAGCTAATTTACTGCTACAAAAGCTAGAAGTCGTATTAAACAActtacaacaaaaataaaataccTTATCCATATCTTTAGAGTAAACTAACCATCTTCTTTCATGTCTTCCTCCATTAGccaatttttgaatataatttatAGTAGAAAAATGTCTTAAGAATTTATCCTTTGGAAAATCTATGTTAGTAATTTTAATTGGCCCCTTTTCTACTAATAGATCTCTCAACTTTGTATCTATACTAGTCCATTGACTAGGATCATATATGTTCCTAAGAGTATAATTATCCAACTTATTTAgaacttcttgtttttcttgaGGATATATGTTAGGTTTCTCGATAACTTCTCctccttcctcttcttcttgaattttattattgTCTATCTCAATTATATTAGTGATTTGTTCATCTATCATAAAATCTTCCACATTTTCTGATTTAGAATTTTTACTATTTGCTACAAATTTATCAAGTGCTCTTTTTTGGGATTGTACTAGAGTTTCAATCCTTTTCCTTTTTTGACGTTTTGAACATCCGGATTCATATTTTCTAGTTGACATATTAAAACTCTAATAAATAACTAAAAAGACAATATAtacttacaaagaaaatatatccaaaaaaaataaatttaaaagtagatgcaaataataaaatatagaacGATCAAACCTGATTCAACAAGACAACCAGTAGATAATTTGATAAGCTTTTTCTACTTCAAAATTCTTGATGTAAGGCCAAATACTTGAGAGCAAATCAAACAGATGGTACTTGTGTAGTTGTGTTCTGGTATTTTATTTTGAGGTAGTAACCGAATGAGATTGGAATTTTGGAATATAGAGTCTAGAGAAGCTTTGCAGAgagaaaggtaaaaaaaaataaagaatatgGGCCAATTTATAATAATAATGGTAGACAAATGACACAACATAGTGGGATGTTCAGTTGTTCACGCGTGGGGCTTGAATTCCCAAAATAGATTCCATTTCCGATTGTTCTCCAACGTCCTTTCCTTGaaacttaatatttttttttcttttcaaatacttaatattattaaaatgaatggacaaatatattaaaaaatcaGAAAAATTTGGAGCCCCTACAAATAAGGGGCCCTAGGCAACTGCTTTACTTGCTTGGCCATTGGGCCGGCCCTACCTGCATATTGCATATTCACCAATTTTCtccctcactctctctctctctctctctctctctctctctctctctctctctcgtacCATTATATACATCAGCTGAGGAACTTATTCGTACCCAACACTTATATCAAATTAAGCAATTTAACATTAACAATTATAAACTAAGTGAGAATTTATACTTATCTTAATCATGGTTAAGTGACAAATGCATGTATAAAAGACATATATTTTGTCTTCATTGATTTAATATAAATATTATGTACGATTTATTTTTTTGTCTATACTGGGATGGGTGGTGTAACaattcggccggtcgttttgagtattgtagccatatttccctatttattgcttattctatgttcgtttgttgttatgtgacttgtcgaggtGGTTATTTTGGTTTTGAGAATATTTCGAaataaattgggacacttagtcccaaagttggaagtttaagttgtaaCAGTTGATCGGGTATAAACTTATGGGTAAATgacttcggaatagagttttgatggttccgatagctctatatggtgattttggactcagtagtgtgttcggatattgatttggaggtccgtaagtcgtTTGGCTCGAATTGGctaaagttagaaagttgagaagtttgatcgagagttgactttgttgatatcgagcttggattttggttctggaagttggaataggtccgttgtgtcatttatgacttgtgtgcaaaatttgaggtaaatgaaatttggtttgataggtttcgatatcaattgtagaagttggaaatccattagtttcaataggcttgaattgagggcgattcatatttttgatgttgtttgatgtgatttaaggcttcgactaaatTTGTACGTGTTTTAGAATGTGTTAGTATGTTTGGATGGCGTCgtggggggctcgggtgagattcAGAGTGATTTCGGAGTTGTTTTAGACTTAAGACCATGGCTAAGATTTTTTGATGCATGGTGTTTTCTCACCTGCGAGATATGGGTTACAGGTGcgaagtcgcagaagcgacatgctcatcgcaggtgcgaagtttgGCAGGTTTGGAAGAGGCCATAGATGCGAGTCACTTTCCGCTTCTACGAGCCCGCAAGTGCGAGGATGTTGGCTGCAAAAGAGAATTTTGGTAAGAGAGACTAGAGTCACAAGAGCAAAttggcaccgcaggtgcggacgcgCAGGAGCGAAGcctggaccgcagaagcggtcccgcAGGTGCACCTAGTCTGGTGTTTAAGTGATCTCTACAGAAGCGGGCttttttctgcagaagcggagccgcaggtgcggctggtgaGACCGCAGGAGCAAAAAGTCTGGGAGAAGAtttaaaatcgagggtttgagttcTTCTAAGTTAGAGAGGTTTTCATctagattgaagaggtaagtgatttttaaTTACCTTTGTCCAtgaatattgaatacccattaaTTAGTTTACCTATTTATCATGAATTTAAGTTAGAATTTGGGGACTTTTGACCcatgtattggagagtaagatttggggatttgatgtTCGATTTGTcatcggaattggatgattttggtatggttggactcgttactGAATGAGTATTCAGATTTTGTAAATCTTGTCGGGTTCCTAGGCAtgagcccgaggttgactttttgattttggttaaagatcttagctttatcatttagaatcaattcctatagcttttatttatgatattatgttatttttggctagattcgagcctccCTGAGATTGATACATATGGGAGGAGCTTGCTAGCAGAGTGATTTAATTGCTTGAGGTAAGCATCTTATCTAAACTCGGTTCAGCCACTAGCTGCCTGAAttattgtgatagctacgtgatATTGGGTGTGCACATGTGTGGGGCTGAGCCTATGTGCTGACACGAAGGGGGGATGGAGtatttattcatgttcgggttgTGCTCAGGCTATGATAAACCTAGAATTGACTGATAAACCTTAAGCCATGATGCTTCATATATTTgtgacattgttgtgaactattttagccatgtttgaggctacataAGGGTGTAATCCCTGAATGAACTGATAAATGTTATTCTTTAATAAAATTTGCTGGTTTGATCTATGGTACTACATTttacacatgcctacactttacaTGTCGCTTATACTAGTCTAGGAGCACGAGAATTGTTGTTCATTcattatatacatgtatacttaTTTATTTGCTCCTAtatgatatgattggactggTTGCCTATGACTACGCCGTGCGGATTGTGTTGTTGtgcttgtgaccacgccaggtggattgtgttgttgtacctgtgaccacgccgggcgaattttgttgttgtgcctgtgaccacgtcgggcggattgtACTATTATGCATGTGACTACGCCCagtggattatgatattgatcccgtgaccacgccgggcagGTAGCGTGTAGAATTGGCCGTGCTTGcttgtggatatggatccataccctagggtcaccctctcatatttctctcttgatggtgtacatgcggtTATTAAGGAAAACTGATTAGTGGTTAGTACAGATATGGAAAAGTTGAGGAAAACTGGCCAgtgttttgttttggttttgcatttcatctttactagGTGATTTATTTTGTATTAGTAGTAATTGTTATATTGTGATTCCACACTTATGCTATCTCTACAAATTCAGTTGTTATGTTCTTCCTTTGTTATCATATTTAGGCTTGCCTAGCCGGTgctttaggcgccatcacgacggttgggattttggttcgtgacaagttagtatcagagccctagattcataggtattatgagtcatgatcaggttttgtagagtcttgcagatcggtacagagatgtctgtactaaCCTTTGAGAGGTTACCGAACCATTAAGaaaattcactttcttgtattcttgtcgtgcataTTTATTGATTCCGGATACTAAACTTTTATTATTcaattctctcatagatggtgaggacacgtgcgacCAGATCGGGCagacggccaccagtaccaccagctagggctacGGCCGCGGTGAAGGCTGAGGTACAACTCGTACAACAACTAAAGTAGCATATGTGGAGCCACCAAttgctccaactcaggagcagATACCAGATATGGTTGAGCTGGTGGGACgaactcaggcaccagctgtgcacattgtgattctaggccttgaGAAGGATTTGGACCAGATATTGATTGTAtacactagccttgctcaggcggtttcaggccgcaccagccact
This sequence is a window from Nicotiana tomentosiformis chromosome 5, ASM39032v3, whole genome shotgun sequence. Protein-coding genes within it:
- the LOC138892828 gene encoding uncharacterized protein, which gives rise to MSTRKYESGCSKRQKRKRIETLVQSQKRALDKFVANSKNSKSENVEDFMIDEQITNIIEIDNNKIQEEEEGGEVIEKPNIYPQEKQEVLNKLDNYTLRNIYDPSQWTSIDTKLRDLLVEKGPIKITNIDFPKDKFLRHFSTINYIQKLANGGRHERRWLVYSKDMDKVFYFCCKLFNTTSSFCSSKLASDGSNEWRNISAKLKAHETSKEHIINMGAWIDLEMRLHKSKIIDKDVQEQINRDREHWKNVLSRIIVVIKTLGKNNLAFRGKNEKIYQESNGIFLSLIEMITEFDPIMQEHVRRIKHDEIHNHYLGHNIQNKLINLLASEIKNKIIDKIIEIKYFTIILDCIPDASHQEQMSFILRNIDITVTPVRITEYFLELLKVDDTSGKGLLKLL